The following proteins come from a genomic window of Corynebacterium sp. P4-C1:
- a CDS encoding ribonuclease HII: MRTLKQLRTYEVALDKAGFGPVAGIDEAGRGACFGPITIAACVLPPQPLAALDGLTDSKKLTAKRREELYGAIVDTALAQAVVHIPAAEIDCRGIQNANLDGARRAVAALGTDPGYVLVDAFRVPGLTSPQLPVIGGDYTARCIAAASVLAKVSRDRLVTQMGEEYPGYGVEKHKGYSTRAHMDAVRRHGASAEHRYTYANVAAAHEMYMRSTHDER, translated from the coding sequence ATGCGCACGTTGAAGCAGCTGCGCACCTACGAGGTAGCGCTGGACAAGGCGGGATTCGGCCCCGTCGCGGGCATCGACGAGGCGGGGCGCGGAGCGTGTTTCGGCCCCATCACCATCGCGGCGTGCGTGCTCCCGCCGCAGCCCCTCGCGGCGCTCGACGGCCTGACGGACTCCAAGAAGCTCACGGCGAAACGGCGCGAGGAGCTGTACGGGGCGATCGTCGATACGGCGCTCGCCCAAGCGGTCGTGCACATCCCCGCGGCGGAGATCGATTGCCGCGGCATCCAGAACGCCAACCTCGACGGCGCACGCCGCGCAGTCGCCGCGCTCGGCACCGACCCAGGCTACGTGCTCGTCGACGCTTTCCGCGTCCCCGGTCTCACATCTCCGCAACTGCCCGTCATCGGTGGGGACTACACCGCCCGTTGCATCGCCGCCGCCAGTGTGCTGGCCAAAGTCAGCCGCGACCGGTTGGTCACACAGATGGGGGAGGAGTACCCGGGGTACGGCGTCGAGAAGCACAAGGGCTATTCGACGCGCGCCCACATGGACGCGGTGCGCCGCCACGGCGCGAGTGCCGAGCATCGCTACACTTATGCCAACGTTGCTGCAGCCCACGAGATGTACATGAGGAGCACACACGATGAGCGCTGA
- a CDS encoding P-II family nitrogen regulator: MKLVTAVIKPFTLEDVVVALENAGIQGITITEAQGRGRQRAGVEFYRGAQYSSPYVAKLKLEVLVTDAQEAAAVDAILGAAHTGEVGDGKIWVSQVERAIRVRTGETDEDAIVD; encoded by the coding sequence ATGAAACTCGTCACCGCAGTCATCAAACCTTTCACCCTTGAAGACGTTGTCGTCGCGCTGGAAAACGCCGGCATTCAGGGCATCACGATCACCGAAGCGCAGGGCAGGGGCAGGCAGCGTGCCGGCGTCGAGTTTTACCGCGGAGCACAGTACTCATCGCCGTACGTGGCCAAGCTCAAGCTCGAAGTGCTGGTGACTGATGCGCAAGAGGCTGCGGCGGTCGACGCGATTTTGGGTGCGGCTCACACTGGCGAGGTCGGGGACGGAAAGATTTGGGTGTCGCAGGTCGAACGCGCCATCCGTGTCCGCACGGGTGAAACCGATGAGGACGCGATCGTGGATTAG
- the trmD gene encoding tRNA (guanosine(37)-N1)-methyltransferase TrmD, translating to MRLDIVTIFPEYLDPLRHALLGKAIEQKILSVGVHDLRDWAMGNHKSVDAPPLGGGPGMVMLPEVWGRALDDVAAGRTGTELDTAAAHRNDKRRHDEVARVAPRPYAADTAGEVDKPLLLVPTPAGQPFTQADAQAWSREEHIVFACGRYEGIDQRVFEDAEKTYRVREVSIGDYVLIGGEVAVLVIAEAVTRLIPGVLGNTESHEEDSFSDGLLEGPSFTKPRHWRGIDAPEVLLSGDHGKIARWRRDQSLERTRRVRPELIAKARAEGTLDKDDLFTLDARDATTDLHVIMNATAWEKAQNKVAKKLRRAGFIAELIDVAPIDDRCHPDNSLVNQYLAAEEGPLLDPVYRVVVKGRTVLEPARATAAVVNALPQVEYWQGTTALAGRR from the coding sequence ATGAGGCTCGACATCGTCACGATCTTCCCGGAGTACTTGGACCCGCTGCGCCACGCGCTGCTCGGCAAAGCGATCGAGCAGAAGATTCTCTCGGTCGGCGTGCACGACCTGCGCGACTGGGCGATGGGAAACCACAAGTCCGTCGACGCGCCGCCGCTCGGCGGGGGACCGGGCATGGTGATGCTGCCCGAGGTGTGGGGGAGAGCACTGGACGACGTCGCCGCCGGCCGCACAGGCACCGAACTCGACACCGCCGCCGCCCACCGCAACGACAAGCGGCGCCACGACGAGGTCGCACGTGTTGCGCCGCGCCCGTATGCAGCCGATACCGCTGGCGAAGTGGACAAACCCTTGTTGCTCGTCCCGACCCCAGCCGGACAACCGTTCACGCAGGCCGACGCGCAGGCTTGGTCGCGGGAAGAGCACATTGTCTTCGCGTGCGGCCGATACGAGGGCATCGACCAGCGTGTCTTCGAGGACGCGGAGAAGACGTACCGGGTGCGGGAGGTCTCCATCGGGGACTACGTGCTCATCGGGGGAGAGGTCGCGGTGCTCGTCATCGCCGAGGCCGTCACGCGTCTCATCCCCGGGGTTCTAGGCAACACAGAGAGCCACGAGGAGGACAGTTTTTCCGACGGTCTGCTCGAGGGTCCGTCGTTCACGAAGCCGCGTCACTGGCGCGGCATCGATGCGCCGGAGGTCCTGCTCTCGGGTGATCACGGGAAGATCGCGCGGTGGCGCCGCGACCAGTCGCTCGAGCGGACCCGTCGCGTGCGCCCAGAGCTCATCGCCAAAGCGCGGGCGGAAGGGACGCTCGATAAGGACGACCTGTTCACGCTCGATGCGCGCGACGCCACCACCGATCTCCACGTCATCATGAACGCCACCGCGTGGGAGAAGGCGCAGAACAAGGTCGCCAAAAAGCTCAGGCGCGCAGGCTTTATTGCGGAGCTTATCGATGTCGCCCCCATCGACGACCGCTGCCACCCAGATAACTCATTGGTGAACCAGTACTTGGCTGCCGAGGAAGGCCCGTTGCTGGATCCCGTTTACCGTGTCGTGGTCAAGGGGCGCACCGTCTTAGAGCCCGCGCGGGCCACAGCTGCTGTGGTCAACGCGCTACCGCAGGTCGAGTACTGGCAGGGAACGACGGCGCTGGCGGGGCGTCGATAA
- the lepB gene encoding signal peptidase I — protein MEIPLVIVLTLALIFVLQTFVGRVYLIPSASMEPTLHGCDGCNGDRIFVQKVSYYFSDPEPGDVVVFEGAPSWNTNYVSNRSDNPLVAGLQQLGSYVGLVAPDENDLVKRVVATGGQTVSCQAGDPAVMVDGKPIDQSYVLDPPANPVVGEDGSAECGGAFFGPVTVPDGNIFVMGDNRTNSADSRYHMGDEFQGTIPVDNVRGKVSFIILPLTRIGPVKDGDVELQQQ, from the coding sequence ATCGAGATCCCCCTGGTGATCGTGCTGACGTTGGCCTTGATCTTCGTGCTGCAGACGTTCGTCGGCCGCGTCTACCTGATCCCGTCGGCGTCGATGGAGCCGACGCTGCACGGCTGCGACGGCTGCAACGGCGACCGCATCTTCGTGCAGAAGGTCAGCTACTACTTCTCTGACCCGGAGCCGGGCGATGTGGTGGTCTTCGAGGGCGCTCCGTCCTGGAACACCAACTATGTCTCCAACCGTTCCGATAACCCCCTCGTTGCGGGGCTGCAGCAGCTCGGTTCGTACGTGGGGCTCGTCGCCCCGGACGAGAACGATCTGGTCAAACGGGTGGTGGCCACCGGCGGCCAGACCGTGTCGTGCCAGGCCGGCGACCCGGCTGTGATGGTGGACGGCAAGCCGATCGACCAGTCCTACGTCCTCGACCCGCCGGCCAACCCGGTCGTGGGTGAGGACGGTTCCGCCGAGTGCGGCGGCGCATTCTTCGGTCCTGTCACGGTGCCGGACGGCAACATCTTCGTCATGGGCGACAACCGCACGAATTCTGCCGATTCGCGCTACCACATGGGCGACGAGTTCCAGGGCACGATCCCGGTGGACAACGTCCGCGGCAAAGTCTCCTTCATTATTTTGCCGTTGACCCGCATTGGACCGGTGAAGGACGGCGACGTCGAACTGCAGCAGCAGTAG
- the rpsP gene encoding 30S ribosomal protein S16, whose protein sequence is MAVKIKLQRVGKIRNAQYRVVVADARTRRDGRVIENIGIYHPKEEPSLIQIDSERAQYWLGVGAQPTEPVLALLKVTGDWQKHKGEEGAEGTLKVAEEKPSKLDLFNQALEEASNGPTAEAITEKRKKAKEEAEAKAAAEAEAEAKAKEEAEAAEAEAEDTPAEEDKAEESEEN, encoded by the coding sequence ATGGCTGTGAAGATCAAGCTGCAGCGCGTGGGCAAGATCCGCAACGCCCAGTACCGCGTTGTCGTCGCCGATGCCCGCACCCGCCGTGACGGCCGCGTCATCGAGAACATCGGCATCTACCACCCGAAGGAAGAGCCGTCGCTTATCCAGATCGACTCTGAGCGCGCCCAGTACTGGCTCGGTGTCGGTGCTCAGCCGACCGAGCCGGTGCTCGCACTGCTCAAGGTGACCGGAGACTGGCAGAAGCACAAGGGCGAGGAAGGCGCCGAGGGCACCCTCAAGGTCGCCGAGGAGAAGCCGTCCAAGCTCGACCTGTTCAACCAGGCCCTCGAGGAAGCTTCCAACGGCCCGACCGCCGAGGCCATCACCGAGAAGCGCAAGAAGGCCAAGGAAGAGGCAGAGGCTAAAGCAGCTGCCGAGGCTGAGGCCGAGGCCAAGGCGAAGGAAGAAGCTGAGGCCGCTGAGGCTGAGGCTGAGGACACCCCGGCCGAGGAAGACAAGGCTGAGGAGTCTGAGGAGAACTAA
- a CDS encoding ammonium transporter — MAGNTSWMLVSAALVLLMTPALSLFYGGMSSRRSVLNMMMMSFTALGVVPVVYVLWGWSESYGSQSVAGLFANPVEFFGLRNSIVDANGSYLEGANGYANVVDIVFQLTFAVISAAIISGAIASRVKIGAWIAFVVAWVTLVYFPLAHMVWGGGILGEGENSLSALLFGHENGEATIVPIDFAGGIVVHISAGTAAFVLALVIGRRQGFPHSNSRPHNLPLVMIGAALLWFGWAGFNGGSAFAADGLAGLAWLNTVAAAAAAMLGWLAIERLRDGYATSLGASSGLVAGLVAITPAAGDISPVSSLVLGFIGGIFACFGVGLKYTFNYDDSLDVVGVHLVAGIWGTVGVAFFADKSGIFTGGGADGWKLLVVQTLIAVVAMLLSGVITLLIALAIKHTIGWRITRQQEFEGIDYSIHRETGYDFGGPGMRPGGLPAGNKPAADLGLNESREHHEPHSGKAGTTQKKEVATREKEIER, encoded by the coding sequence ATGGCAGGTAACACAAGCTGGATGCTTGTGTCAGCGGCGCTGGTGTTGCTCATGACACCGGCGCTTTCGCTTTTCTACGGGGGAATGTCTTCACGCCGAAGTGTTCTCAACATGATGATGATGTCCTTCACCGCGCTCGGAGTCGTGCCGGTGGTGTACGTGCTCTGGGGGTGGTCGGAGTCCTACGGAAGCCAGTCCGTTGCCGGCCTCTTTGCCAACCCGGTCGAGTTCTTCGGTCTGCGCAATTCGATCGTCGATGCGAACGGATCGTATCTCGAAGGTGCTAACGGCTACGCGAATGTTGTCGACATCGTTTTCCAACTGACATTCGCCGTGATTTCAGCGGCGATCATTTCGGGTGCGATTGCAAGCCGCGTGAAGATCGGCGCCTGGATCGCATTCGTCGTCGCGTGGGTGACGCTCGTGTACTTCCCGCTTGCCCACATGGTGTGGGGAGGAGGAATCCTCGGCGAGGGCGAGAACTCGCTTTCTGCTCTGCTATTTGGGCACGAGAACGGTGAAGCCACAATCGTGCCCATTGATTTCGCGGGAGGCATCGTGGTGCACATTTCTGCGGGCACAGCAGCGTTCGTGCTGGCACTGGTTATCGGGCGCCGTCAGGGATTCCCGCATTCCAACTCCCGTCCACACAATCTGCCGTTGGTCATGATCGGCGCCGCCCTGCTGTGGTTCGGGTGGGCCGGCTTCAACGGCGGGTCGGCTTTCGCCGCTGACGGTCTTGCGGGGCTGGCATGGTTGAACACAGTCGCCGCGGCAGCCGCGGCGATGCTCGGCTGGTTGGCGATTGAGCGCCTCCGTGACGGTTACGCGACCTCGCTCGGTGCTTCCTCAGGTCTAGTGGCCGGTTTGGTGGCCATCACACCCGCGGCGGGCGATATCAGTCCTGTCTCTTCTCTCGTTCTGGGGTTCATCGGCGGCATCTTCGCGTGCTTCGGTGTGGGATTGAAATACACCTTCAATTACGACGACTCGCTTGACGTCGTGGGCGTCCACTTGGTGGCAGGTATTTGGGGCACGGTGGGTGTGGCGTTCTTCGCCGATAAGAGCGGAATCTTCACCGGCGGTGGAGCTGACGGGTGGAAGCTTCTCGTCGTGCAGACCCTCATTGCTGTGGTGGCCATGCTGCTTAGCGGTGTCATCACGCTGCTGATCGCGCTCGCGATCAAGCACACTATCGGCTGGCGCATTACCCGCCAGCAGGAATTCGAGGGAATCGACTACTCGATACACCGCGAAACGGGCTACGACTTCGGCGGCCCCGGCATGCGGCCGGGAGGTCTCCCCGCCGGCAATAAACCGGCTGCGGACCTCGGTTTGAACGAGTCCCGGGAGCACCACGAACCGCATTCCGGCAAAGCGGGTACAACTCAGAAGAAAGAGGTCGCCACTCGCGAGAAGGAGATTGAACGATGA
- the ffh gene encoding signal recognition particle protein: MFESLSDRLQSALKGLRGKGKLTEEDINATAREIRIALLEADVSLPVVRAFIKRVKERALGADVSEALNPAQQVIKIVDEELTNILGGETRRLNLAKNPPTVIMLAGLQGAGKTTLAGKLALHLTKQGHTPMLVACDLQRPGAVQQLEIVGKRAGVPTFAPDPGTSLDSSEHEMGTSHGDPVEVAQASIEEARRTHADVVIIDTAGRLGIDETLMTQARNIRDAVNPDEVLFVIDAMIGQDAVATAQAFADGVDFTGVVLTKLDGDARGGAALSIREVTGKPILYASTGEKLEDFDIFHPDRMSSRILGMGDLLSLIEQAEATMDQQKAEEAAMKLGSGELTLEDFLDQLLMIRRMGPIGNLLKMMPGGKQMNEMADMVDEKQLDRIQAIIRGMTPQEREDPKILNASRRKRIANGSGVTVAEVNQLVERFFEAKKMMGKMANQFGLSGMPGMGGMPGMGRSATKKKPKGRKGKNGKRKPAKKRGGGPKMPGMPGKGGMPGMPGMPGMDQLDPAQLKKMQEQLPPGMDGIDLNNLDFNEAMKRMGRGK; encoded by the coding sequence GTGTTCGAGTCATTGTCCGACCGCTTGCAATCAGCGCTCAAAGGCCTGCGCGGCAAGGGCAAGCTCACGGAAGAGGACATCAACGCCACTGCCCGTGAGATCCGCATCGCCCTGCTCGAGGCAGATGTCTCCCTGCCGGTCGTCCGCGCCTTCATCAAGCGGGTCAAAGAGCGCGCGCTCGGTGCCGATGTCTCCGAGGCGCTGAACCCGGCGCAGCAAGTCATCAAGATCGTCGACGAGGAACTGACCAACATCCTCGGCGGCGAGACCCGCCGGCTGAATCTGGCCAAGAACCCGCCGACGGTGATCATGCTTGCCGGCCTGCAGGGTGCCGGTAAGACGACGCTGGCGGGCAAGCTTGCCCTTCACTTGACCAAGCAGGGCCACACCCCGATGCTGGTGGCCTGTGACTTGCAGCGTCCGGGTGCGGTGCAGCAGCTGGAGATCGTCGGCAAGCGGGCTGGCGTTCCCACCTTCGCGCCGGACCCTGGCACCTCCCTAGATTCGAGCGAACATGAGATGGGCACATCCCACGGCGACCCGGTCGAGGTGGCCCAAGCCTCGATCGAGGAAGCCCGCCGCACCCACGCCGACGTGGTCATCATTGATACCGCAGGCCGTCTCGGCATCGACGAGACGCTGATGACCCAGGCGCGCAACATCCGCGACGCCGTCAACCCGGACGAAGTCCTCTTCGTCATCGACGCCATGATCGGCCAGGACGCCGTCGCCACCGCACAGGCCTTCGCCGACGGTGTCGATTTCACCGGTGTCGTGCTGACCAAGCTCGACGGCGACGCGCGCGGCGGTGCCGCCCTGTCCATCCGTGAGGTCACCGGCAAACCGATCCTCTACGCGTCCACCGGCGAGAAGCTCGAAGACTTCGACATCTTCCACCCGGACCGCATGTCCAGCCGCATCCTCGGCATGGGCGACCTGCTCTCCCTCATCGAGCAGGCCGAGGCGACCATGGACCAGCAGAAGGCGGAAGAAGCCGCCATGAAGCTCGGCTCCGGCGAGCTGACACTCGAGGACTTCCTCGACCAGCTGCTGATGATCCGCCGCATGGGCCCGATCGGGAATCTGCTGAAGATGATGCCGGGCGGCAAGCAGATGAACGAGATGGCCGACATGGTCGATGAGAAGCAGCTCGACCGCATCCAGGCCATCATCCGCGGCATGACCCCGCAGGAGCGCGAGGACCCGAAGATCCTCAACGCTTCGCGCCGCAAGCGCATCGCCAACGGCTCCGGCGTCACTGTCGCTGAGGTCAACCAGCTCGTGGAGCGCTTCTTCGAGGCGAAGAAGATGATGGGCAAAATGGCCAACCAATTCGGCCTGTCCGGCATGCCGGGGATGGGCGGGATGCCGGGCATGGGCCGTTCCGCGACGAAGAAGAAGCCGAAGGGCCGCAAGGGCAAGAACGGCAAGCGCAAGCCCGCGAAGAAGCGGGGCGGCGGCCCGAAGATGCCGGGAATGCCGGGCAAGGGCGGAATGCCTGGAATGCCCGGGATGCCGGGCATGGATCAGCTCGATCCGGCCCAGCTGAAGAAAATGCAGGAACAGCTCCCGCCCGGAATGGACGGCATCGACCTGAATAACTTGGACTTCAACGAAGCCATGAAGCGCATGGGCCGGGGCAAGTAG
- a CDS encoding YraN family protein: MHAKTSGHDQQDQFMLGRCGEAAAAAWYEDLGYEIVQLRYLAKGGEIDVIARAPDGTVVFAEVKTRRGRSFGAAEAVTATKLRRIRTAAAQWLDVQDGGYSPVRFDVIEVIYDGVNVSTRMYQGVDDAAC, from the coding sequence ATGCACGCGAAAACGAGTGGGCACGACCAGCAGGACCAGTTCATGCTGGGCCGGTGCGGCGAAGCAGCCGCCGCAGCCTGGTACGAGGACCTGGGCTACGAGATAGTCCAGCTACGTTACCTGGCCAAAGGGGGTGAGATCGACGTCATCGCCCGCGCGCCTGACGGGACGGTCGTCTTCGCCGAAGTGAAGACCCGGCGGGGGAGAAGCTTCGGGGCCGCGGAAGCCGTCACGGCGACGAAACTGCGCCGCATCCGCACCGCCGCCGCCCAATGGCTGGACGTGCAGGACGGCGGCTACTCGCCTGTGCGTTTCGACGTCATAGAAGTCATCTACGACGGCGTCAACGTGTCCACCCGCATGTACCAGGGGGTCGACGATGCCGCTTGCTAG
- a CDS encoding DUF2469 domain-containing protein, which produces MSAEDLDNYEAEVELSLYREYRDVVSQFSYVVETDRRFYLANAVELIPHTEGKDVYYEVRMSDAWVWDMYRAVRFVRYVRVITYKDVNIEELDKPEMVIPE; this is translated from the coding sequence ATGAGCGCTGAGGACCTGGACAATTACGAGGCTGAGGTTGAACTGTCCCTCTACCGCGAATACCGCGATGTCGTGAGCCAGTTCTCCTACGTCGTCGAGACCGACCGCCGCTTCTACCTCGCCAACGCCGTGGAGCTCATCCCGCACACCGAGGGCAAGGATGTCTACTACGAAGTCCGTATGTCCGACGCCTGGGTGTGGGACATGTACCGCGCCGTGCGTTTCGTGCGCTACGTGCGCGTGATCACGTACAAAGACGTCAACATCGAGGAGCTGGATAAGCCCGAAATGGTCATCCCCGAGTAA
- the rplS gene encoding 50S ribosomal protein L19, with protein MSNGIIDKVDAGQLRDDIPAFRPGDTLGVHVKVIEGNVTRTQLFEGFVVRRQGSGIRETFTVRKISFGIGVERTFPVHSPNIDHIEVLRRGRVRRAKLYYMRDLRGKAARIKERR; from the coding sequence ATGTCCAACGGCATTATCGATAAGGTCGACGCAGGCCAGCTGCGCGACGACATCCCGGCTTTCCGCCCCGGTGACACCCTCGGCGTCCACGTCAAGGTTATCGAGGGCAACGTCACCCGTACCCAGCTCTTCGAGGGCTTCGTCGTCCGTCGTCAGGGCTCCGGCATCCGCGAGACCTTCACCGTCCGCAAGATCTCCTTCGGTATCGGCGTTGAGCGCACCTTCCCGGTGCACTCCCCGAACATCGACCACATCGAGGTCCTGCGCCGCGGCCGCGTCCGCCGTGCGAAGCTGTACTACATGCGCGACCTGCGCGGTAAGGCAGCCCGCATCAAGGAGCGCCGCTAA
- the rimM gene encoding ribosome maturation factor RimM (Essential for efficient processing of 16S rRNA), whose protein sequence is MEIRIGRVVKSHGVRGEVVVEPLADDEDVFFAVGEVLHGRQAGKEQDLTIAAVRPHQKRLLVTFEEVADRTGADSLRGTQFFAEPLARDEDSDEYYDHELIGLRVLIDGSHAGDVTGVTTMPNRKLLEVDYNGKEVLIPFVMDIVPEIDLDEGYLVITPPEGLLEL, encoded by the coding sequence ATGGAAATCCGGATCGGCAGGGTTGTGAAGTCGCACGGCGTGCGCGGCGAGGTCGTCGTGGAGCCGCTCGCGGACGACGAGGACGTCTTCTTCGCGGTGGGCGAGGTGCTGCACGGCCGCCAGGCGGGCAAGGAGCAGGACCTGACCATCGCGGCGGTGCGCCCGCACCAGAAGCGCCTGCTGGTCACATTCGAGGAGGTCGCCGACCGTACGGGCGCGGACTCGTTGCGGGGCACGCAGTTCTTCGCGGAGCCGCTCGCGCGCGACGAGGATTCAGACGAGTACTACGACCACGAGCTCATCGGCTTGCGCGTGCTTATCGATGGCTCCCACGCCGGCGATGTCACCGGTGTGACCACCATGCCGAACCGGAAGCTGCTCGAGGTGGACTACAACGGCAAGGAGGTCCTGATCCCGTTCGTCATGGATATCGTGCCGGAGATCGACTTGGACGAGGGATACCTGGTGATCACCCCGCCGGAAGGGCTGCTGGAACTGTGA
- a CDS encoding acyltransferase family protein, whose protein sequence is MTTTVTTKQEKAAMPALKTAYRNDLDGLRGIAIGLVVLFHVFVGRVSGGVDVFLLLSGYFFMGSQLRYAMRPNPSLNPWWPFWRTARRLLPALAVVLAAIYAGIRWLTPEIMSADLAKQFTAAVLYYQNYELASQNLDYAAAGAETSPLQHLWSMSVQGQFYVFAITSGVIVAFLASRVGVSNQKLRRGIIGVLAVLAVASFTYASRFGLVGTPQNYYEFPSRLWELAFGALLAMLPVTNLIPEKFRGFAAGLGVAAIAMTGAIITTSLAFPGPAALIPLLGAALVVMAGPDQPVARVLSSGPILWLGKVAYSLYLWHWPLLILFTVKSGRPTPTVGLGILVIALSLCLAHLTYTLVEDPLRQHGKRPKAGDTPVRNAKASLSTPEGRGRAVGGALIGALLVGLLAIQPVYARQVNDADFDLASENYPGAMAHFGADVPEAPAQPDPNLIADIFPPTADDNCIIFMDQPADMLPGPHCVWGDPEAETTVVIFGGSHSEPWLIPLDKLGREHGFKVMPIVRQACPLILDDLDTVSPECAEWSRLAFNRIIEMHPDLTLSTATRPEGRAGEGNPGPDMVPSSYATVWEELQANDIPFLGLRDNPWVFSREGDHMDPNECLLAGNDFEACSTLRQTVYGDADPSQEYLFPENKQWGLDTADWYCDAELCPPIIGNVYVYRDQNHVSNAFAATTAPLLWAKLQEVFTALGIPVDGASPDLDPEDGAPTLRQGEGVDAEDVGKPSVEANPDILPELGEQ, encoded by the coding sequence ATGACGACCACGGTAACCACCAAGCAGGAGAAGGCCGCAATGCCTGCGCTGAAGACTGCGTACCGCAACGACCTGGACGGTCTGCGCGGCATCGCGATCGGGTTGGTGGTGCTGTTCCATGTCTTCGTCGGGCGCGTGTCCGGCGGCGTCGATGTGTTCCTGTTGCTGTCGGGCTACTTCTTCATGGGCTCGCAGCTGCGGTACGCGATGCGGCCGAATCCATCGTTGAATCCGTGGTGGCCGTTCTGGCGCACAGCGCGCCGCCTGCTTCCTGCCCTGGCGGTGGTGCTGGCGGCGATCTACGCGGGCATCAGGTGGCTGACGCCAGAGATCATGAGCGCTGATTTGGCGAAGCAGTTCACCGCCGCGGTGCTGTACTACCAGAACTACGAGCTGGCCTCGCAGAACCTGGACTATGCAGCGGCGGGCGCGGAGACCTCTCCCCTGCAGCACCTGTGGTCGATGTCAGTGCAGGGGCAGTTCTACGTCTTCGCCATCACGTCCGGTGTGATCGTGGCGTTCCTGGCGTCGCGCGTCGGCGTGAGCAACCAGAAACTGCGCCGCGGCATCATCGGTGTGCTCGCGGTGCTCGCAGTGGCATCGTTCACGTACGCTTCGCGCTTCGGCTTGGTGGGCACGCCGCAGAACTACTACGAGTTCCCCTCGCGTTTGTGGGAGCTGGCGTTCGGTGCCCTGCTGGCGATGCTGCCGGTGACGAATCTGATCCCGGAGAAATTCCGCGGTTTCGCGGCGGGGCTCGGCGTGGCGGCGATCGCGATGACCGGCGCAATCATCACTACCTCCCTGGCATTTCCCGGCCCGGCGGCGCTGATTCCGCTGCTGGGTGCGGCGCTCGTTGTCATGGCTGGACCTGACCAACCGGTGGCGCGCGTGCTGTCGTCGGGCCCGATCCTGTGGCTGGGCAAGGTGGCGTATTCGCTGTACCTCTGGCACTGGCCGCTGCTGATTCTATTCACGGTGAAGTCGGGTCGCCCGACGCCGACGGTGGGCCTCGGCATCCTGGTCATCGCCCTGTCGCTGTGCCTGGCGCACCTGACCTACACCTTGGTCGAGGATCCGCTTCGCCAGCACGGCAAGCGCCCGAAGGCGGGTGACACGCCGGTGCGCAACGCGAAGGCGAGCTTGTCGACGCCTGAGGGGCGCGGCCGCGCCGTCGGCGGCGCCCTGATCGGTGCCCTCCTCGTCGGCTTGCTGGCTATCCAGCCGGTTTACGCGCGCCAGGTGAATGACGCCGACTTCGACCTCGCCTCCGAGAATTACCCGGGCGCCATGGCCCATTTCGGCGCGGACGTGCCCGAGGCCCCCGCGCAGCCGGATCCCAACCTGATCGCGGATATCTTCCCGCCGACGGCGGATGACAACTGCATCATCTTCATGGACCAGCCGGCCGACATGCTGCCCGGCCCCCACTGTGTGTGGGGCGACCCGGAAGCTGAGACCACCGTTGTCATCTTCGGCGGTTCCCACTCCGAACCGTGGCTGATCCCGCTGGATAAGCTCGGCCGCGAACACGGTTTCAAGGTGATGCCGATCGTGCGCCAGGCGTGCCCGCTGATCCTCGACGACTTGGACACCGTGAGCCCCGAGTGCGCGGAGTGGTCGCGCCTGGCGTTCAACCGCATCATCGAGATGCACCCGGACCTGACGCTTTCCACCGCCACCCGCCCCGAGGGCCGCGCCGGCGAGGGCAACCCCGGCCCCGACATGGTGCCCAGCTCCTACGCGACGGTGTGGGAGGAGCTCCAGGCCAACGACATTCCGTTCCTGGGCCTGCGGGATAACCCGTGGGTGTTCAGCCGCGAAGGCGACCACATGGACCCCAACGAGTGTCTGCTCGCCGGAAACGACTTCGAGGCCTGCTCCACCCTGCGCCAGACGGTCTACGGCGATGCCGATCCGTCGCAGGAATACCTCTTCCCGGAGAACAAGCAGTGGGGCTTGGACACCGCCGACTGGTACTGCGATGCAGAGCTCTGCCCGCCCATCATCGGCAACGTGTATGTCTACCGCGACCAGAACCACGTCTCCAACGCATTCGCCGCCACCACCGCCCCGCTGCTGTGGGCGAAACTCCAGGAGGTCTTCACTGCCCTGGGCATCCCTGTCGACGGGGCCTCCCCAGATCTCGACCCTGAAGACGGGGCTCCCACACTGCGGCAGGGTGAAGGTGTGGACGCAGAAGACGTCGGCAAGCCGAGCGTCGAGGCGAACCCGGACATCCTCCCCGAACTCGGTGAGCAATGA